GGAAGCGGGCGACCTCCTTGGGCAGCCGGCTGAGATCGGTCGGGCGCACCGCCTCGTGGGCTTCCTGCGCGTTCTTGGCCTTCACGCTGTACTTGCGCGGAGCGCCCGGCACGTAGGCGTCGCCGTACTCGGCGCCGATCACCTCGCGGGCCTGAGCGACCGCCTCGGGAGCCATGTCGACGCCGTCGGTCCGCATGTAGGTGATGAGGCCGACGGTCTCGCCGCCGATCTCGACGCCCTCGTAGAGGCGCTGGGCCACCCGCATCGTCTGGGCCGGGGCGAGGCCGAGCTTGCGCGAGGCCTCCTGCTGCAGGGTCGAGGTGGTGAAGGGCGGCTGGGGATGGCGCTTGGCGGGCTTGGCCTCGACCGAGGCGACCGTGAAGGTCGCGAGTTCCAGGTCGCGCCGGAAGGCCTCGGCCTCCTCGGCGGTGCCGACGTCGAGGCGCTGGATCCGCTTGCCGTCGGCGCCGACGAGGCGCGCCTCGAACACCGCGCCGTTCGCGGTCTTCAGCGTCGCGACGATCGACCAGTATTCCCGCGGCTTGAAGGTCTCGATCTCGCGCTCGCGGTCGCAGACGAGGCGGAGCGCCACCGACTGCACGCGGCCGGCCGAGCGGGCCCCCGGCAGCTTGCGCCACAGGACCGGCGAGAGGTTGAAGCCGACGAGGTAATCCAGCGCCCGGCGCGCCAGGTAGGCGTCGACCAGCGCCTGGTCGATCGCCCGCGGCTGGGCCATCGCGGTCGCGACCGCGTCCTTGGTGATGGCGTTGAAGGTGACGCGCTCGACGGCGACGTCCTTCAGCACTTTCTTGGCCTGCAGCGCCTCCAGCACGTGCCAGGAGATCGCCTCGCCCTCGCGGTCCGGGTCGGTCGCCAGGATCAGCGTGTCGGCGCCCTTCACCGCTTTCGCGATCTCGGCGACGCGTTTCGCCCCGCGATCCTCCAGCTCCCACAGCATATGGAAGTCCTGCTCGGGATCGACCGAGCCGTCTTTCGCCGGAAGATCCCGGATATGCCCGAACGAGGCCAGCACCTCGTAGTCGCTGCCGAGGTATTTATTGATCGTCTTGGCTTTGGCGGGCGACTCGACGACGACGACTTTCATGGACGGGCTGCCTCTTCGAAGAGCACACCGCGGCAGATCGGGCTTCAACTTGTGCGGGGCGGCCGGCGCGGATTTTGGCGTGGCGAAGCGGACAAGTGGGTGATGACGCGGCGGTTGTCAAATACCCCCGATGATCCGGATGCGTTCCGCAAAGGCCGTCCTTGCGGCCCGGGCCCGCGGCTCCTATAGCGCTCGTCTCAGGATGAGCACCCAGGCACCCCCCGGCTTCCCGCACCGCCACCTCCTCGGCATCGAGGGCCTCTCGCCCCTCGAGATCGCGGCGCTCCTCGACCGTGCCGACGAGGCCGTCGAGATCAGCCGCCAGGTCGAGAAGAAGCGCACGACCCTGCGCGGGCGCACCCAGATCAACCTGTTCTTCGAGCCCTCGACCCGGACGCAGTCCTCGTTCGAGCTGGCCGGCAAGCGCCTCGGCGCCGACGTGATGAACATGTCGGTCGCCTCCTCGTCGGTGAAGAAGGGCGAGACCCTGATCGACACCGCCGCGACCCTCAACGCGATGCGCCCCGACATCATCGTGGTGCGCCACCACCAGGCCGGCGCGGTGCATCTCCTCGCCCGCAAGGTCGATTGTTCTGTGGTCAATGCCGGCGACGGCGCCCACGAGCACCCGACCCAGGCGCTCCTCGACGCGCTGACGATCCGGCGCAACAAGGGCCGGGTCGAGGGGCTCACCGTCGCGATCTGCGGCGACGTCCTGCATTCGCGGGTGGCGCGCTCCAACATCATCCTGCTGATGGCGCTCGGCGCCCGGGTGCGGGTGATCGGCCCCTCGACCCTGCTGCCGCCCGGGCTGTCGCGCTTCGGCGTCGAGGTCTTCACCGACATGCGGGCGGGGCTCAAGGACGCCGACATCGTGATGATGCTGCGGCTCCAGCGCGAGCGGATGAACGGTTCCTTCGTGCCGTCGGTGAAGGAGTACTTCCGCTATTTCGGCCTCGACGGCGACAAGCTGCGCCACGCGAAACCCGACGCGCTCGTGATGCATCCCGGCCCGATGAACCGCGGCGTCGAGATCTCGTCCGAGGTCGCCGACGGGGCGCAGTCGCTGATCAGGGAGCAGGTCGAGATGGGGGTCGCGGTGCGGATGGCGGTGCTGGAAGCGCTGGCCATGCACCTGCCGAATGCGTGATGGGGATAGGCGCACCGGCCCAACCCTCCCCCCTCTGCGGGGGAGGGTGGCGAACGAAGTGAGACGGGAGAGGGGCAGCGCGACGGTGATCCAGCGCGCGCCCGCCAGAACGGTTCAGGTCTATCCGGAAACGGGGTTCCCCTCTCCCGCCCGGCTCCGCCGGGCACCCTCCCCCGCAGAGGGGGGAGGGATCAGGGGCGGCGAACTTGTGAGGAGGGGCGGGTGGAGCAGGAAAAGCGAAACCCAGTTTCCGAGCGGCTCCGCGATTTCGCCAAGGACCAGCGCATTCTTGCAACTCGCGCCGAAGCCCTGTTCTGGAGCCAGGTCCGCGCCGGCCGCCTCTCCGGCCACAAGTTCAAGCGTCAGGTTCCCATCACCCCCTACATCGTCGATTTCCTCTGCCCGTCGGCCCGCCTGATCGTCGAACTCGACGGCGAGCCGCACGACACCGCCGAACGCCGCAGGCGTGACGCGACCCGGGATGCCTGGCTCCGAAGCCAGACTTTCGAAATCATGCGGTTCACGAACGAAGCCTT
This is a stretch of genomic DNA from Methylobacterium sp. 17Sr1-1. It encodes these proteins:
- a CDS encoding aspartate carbamoyltransferase catalytic subunit; amino-acid sequence: MSTQAPPGFPHRHLLGIEGLSPLEIAALLDRADEAVEISRQVEKKRTTLRGRTQINLFFEPSTRTQSSFELAGKRLGADVMNMSVASSSVKKGETLIDTAATLNAMRPDIIVVRHHQAGAVHLLARKVDCSVVNAGDGAHEHPTQALLDALTIRRNKGRVEGLTVAICGDVLHSRVARSNIILLMALGARVRVIGPSTLLPPGLSRFGVEVFTDMRAGLKDADIVMMLRLQRERMNGSFVPSVKEYFRYFGLDGDKLRHAKPDALVMHPGPMNRGVEISSEVADGAQSLIREQVEMGVAVRMAVLEALAMHLPNA
- a CDS encoding DUF559 domain-containing protein; this encodes MEQEKRNPVSERLRDFAKDQRILATRAEALFWSQVRAGRLSGHKFKRQVPITPYIVDFLCPSARLIVELDGEPHDTAERRRRDATRDAWLRSQTFEIMRFTNEAFLGNPLRALDTVLAAIEQRSAMPPPNPERPIR